Genomic segment of Syntrophales bacterium:
TGGCCCTTAGCTTTGAGTGGTCGAGGAGGTTGCGGCCGTCGAAGATAAAGGCCGGTTTTCTCATGCTTTCATAAATCTTTTGGTAATCCAATTCGCCGTAGATAGGCCATTCCGTCATCACGGCAATGGCATCGCACCCCTTGGCCGCTTCGTAAGGATCGGAAACGAGAATGACTTCTCCCTGTAAAATCGCTTCTTTCAGTTCATCTTCTACGTTAACCAGCGCTTTCGGGTCGGTGATGACCACCTCGGCCTTTTCGGCCAGAAGCCCCCTGGCGATGGTGATGGCGGGGGACTCGCGGATGTCGCTTGTATGGGCTTTGAAAGCAAAACCAAAGAGGCAGATGCGTTTGCCCGCCAGGGTGTTGAACATAGCTTGAAGCATGCCCAGAAGGAAACGGCGTTTTTGATACTCGTTTATCTTGACCACCCCTTCCCAGTAATCGGCGCATTCGTTGAGGCCATATAAACGGTAAATGTAAACGAGGTTTAAAATGTCCTTTTTGAAACAAGAGCCTCCGAATCCGACGGAGGCATTAAGAAATTTTGAACCGATGCGGCTATCAAGACCAATGGCTTTTGCAACCTCCGTTACATCGGCTTCCGTTTTCTCGCACAGGGCGGAGATGGCGTTAATAGAAGATATGCGTTGTGCGAGAAAGGCGTTCGACGCCAGTTTCGAGAGTTCACTGCTCCATATACCTAACGTAATGATCTTTTCTCTCGGGACCCAGTGGGCATAAATATCAATCAGTACATCCCGGGCCTGTTTTGCCCGTTCGGTGTTTCTAGAGCCGATGAGGACGCGGTCAGGATTTTCTAAATCTTTAATCGCCGAGCCCTCGGAGAGGA
This window contains:
- a CDS encoding nucleotide sugar dehydrogenase, producing the protein VDINAEKIAAWNSEELPIYEPGLHEVVKRTRGKNLFFSTDIPGGIKSCDIIFVSVNTPTKTYGEGAGMAADLQFWEKTAREILTYAESDKIVIEKSTLPVRTAQAMERILNSGSNGISFEVLSNPEFLSEGSAIKDLENPDRVLIGSRNTERAKQARDVLIDIYAHWVPREKIITLGIWSSELSKLASNAFLAQRISSINAISALCEKTEADVTEVAKAIGLDSRIGSKFLNASVGFGGSCFKKDILNLVYIYRLYGLNECADYWEGVVKINEYQKRRFLLGMLQAMFNTLAGKRICLFGFAFKAHTSDIRESPAITIARGLLAEKAEVVITDPKALVNVEDELKEAILQGEVILVSDPYEAAKGCDAIAVMTEWPIYGELDYQKIYESMRKPAFIFDGRNLLDHSKLRAIGFNVYPVGKPALSDSPMRI